GTACGCGCAGTCGAGTAGCTGGTATCGCTGCCCATGTTTTCGGTTTCATGACCTTGGCGGCGCGTCAGCATCAGCAGACCTTCGGCGTTTTCATGGAAACCGGCGGCTGTCGCCGTTACGCCGTGGCTGCGGTCGCGGCTACGGTAGCCGTATTTCAGCCCAAAATAACCGCGTTTGCCCTCATCGACGAAATCACTCGGAGAAAGCGTCACCATATTCACCACACCGCCGAGCGCGTCGCTGCCATACAGCGCGGAATAAGGACCTTTAACAATATCGACCTGCTTGAGCGTGTCGCTTTCGACCATATCGCGTCCCGAAATCGCGCCGTTGGAGCCGCCGCCTGCATAAGATTCGGGAATGCGCACGCCGTCCACCATCATCAGAATGCGGTTGCCGTCTATGCCTCGGATATTGATACCGGCATGACCGCGGCGGTTGTTGTCTGACGGCACGCTGACGCCGGATTCATACATCACAATATCGTCCAAATTCTGTGCCGAGGCTTGATTCAAGGTTTTGCGTCCGATAACCGACACATTCGGTGCGGCTTTATCCAAGGTTTGCGCATTGCGGTCTGCCGTGACCACCACAGGCTCTATTTCTGCCTGAGCCACCGGCATCTGAGCCGCATATAACTGTCCAGAAAAAATCGCCCCTACGATACAGGCAATCGATTTCTTTTTCATTATACAATCTTATCATTTGAATAAAAATGGTTTGCATTTATAAAACAAATAGGCAGTTTTTGCAAGTTTGGGAACTGCAAGACAGCACTAACAAAGGTGCGGAGCATATGTATTCGTCTGACTACGCCTGCCTGCTCTAACCTGCCCATGATTGACTGATACGGCAGCGATGCGGTCGTTAAGCCATAAACGCAGTTTTCAGGCTATCTGAAAACCCTGTGCAGACTGCTTTTAAAGGCCGTCTGAAATCCGAAAAGCAGCCTGCACTTTGAAAACAAGGTGCAGGCTGCTTTAGGGTAATAAGCCGTTTATCAATCCAGTTTCAGGATTTCTCCGTCTTCCGGAACGTTCACACGGCTTTCAATGCCTTGACCGCGTATAAATTTACGCATATCGGCACGGCTGACGGCGGTATGATTCACGGTATCCATGTGTACGGTGATGATTTTGGCTTTAGGCATGACTTGGCTGGCTTTTAATACATCAGCCGTCCCCATAATAATGCCGTCTGAAATGCCTGAAATCAGCGCGTAGCCCGTGTTCATAATCAGATAATCGGGTTTGTAGCGGTTCAATGCTTTGTTTACATCTGCTGTCCACACAGTATCACCCATAATATAAGCGGTTTTATGTCCGCTGCTTTGGAATACCACACCCATTGCATCGCCTAAGATTTCGGCTAGCTGCGGGTTGGCATACATGGCTTCTGTACCATGTACGCCGCCGGTTTTGCTGATGGTTACGCCGTTGAAGACAGCGCTGCCGTTCAACACGCGTACATCAGTAAAGCCTTGACTGCGGATTTTTGCCGCGTCGGCTTGGTGCTGCACATATACGGGCAGGTTTTTCGGAATGGAACGTGCGGCGGTTTCGTCCCAATGGTCTTCGTGAGTATGGGTAACGATAACTGCATCCACACCGTCCAAAATTTTATTCACGCTCATCGGTAGCCCGACCAGCGGCATTTTGGCTTGGCTGTTGAACGTGCCGGCAAAGCCGTTCATGGAGTGCTTGGGTGCGAAAAACGGGTCAATCAAAAACGTCTGCCCCGCATATTCGACCTTGGCGGTAGCGTTACGGATATGTTGGTATGAATCGTCTGCCCAGGCGGAAAAGGCTGTCGCGCCCAAAACAGTGGCAAGAATAAATTGCTTGAATTTCATGATGTTGCTCCTTAAAAAATCATGGAGCGTATTTTAAGCAGCAGGTGTATCGGCTAAAATAGGCAATATTGCCAATAAACGCAAGGATAGTGCCAAAATGTCGTCTGAAAACGAGCGTAACGAGTTTCGCCAAAATCAAACTGCCCCCAAAATCGTGCTATATGCTCAATCGGGCATGAATGATTTTGTCTTCAACATTCCCTTTTCTGTTTTTCAGACGACCTATCGGAACAATCCGCTCTTTGACCTGAAAATCTGTTCCGATAACAGCAAAGACGCCATCACAGCACTGGGCGCAAGCATTCCCGTACACGGCGGCTTGGATTTGACGGAAGAAGCCGACATCATCGTCATCGCAGGTTGGCGCAATATTGAAGAAGCCCCGACACCCGAGTTGAGCGCACATTTACAGAAAGCAGTACAACGTGGCGCGCATATCACCGCCCTATGTTACGGCACTTACGCCCTTGCCTACACAGGACTTTTAGACGGCAGAACCGCCGCCACCCACTGGCTTGCCGAAGACGACTTTGTCCGCCGTTTCCCTAAAATTCATCTGGATACCAACCGCCTATATGCGGAAGACGGCAACTTTTTAACATCGGCAGGTGCGGCGGGCGGGCTGGATTGCTGCCTGTACCTCGTCCGCAAAATCCACGGTGCAACCGTTGCCAACGACCTTGCCCGTACCTTGGTTGCGGCACCACACCGCGAAGGCGGGCAGGCACAGTTTATCCATCGACCTGTCGAACGTCGTACCGCCGATGACAAAATCAATCACTTATTGGACGAACTGCGCCAAAACCTTGCGACCCCATACCGCTTGGACGATTTGGCAAAAAAATTAGCTGTTTCCCGCCGAACCTTTATCCGCCATTTTTCTCAAGCCACAGGCATGAATTTCGGTGAGTGGCTCACCACAGAGCGGCTATGGCAGGTACAGGATTTGTTAGAAAATACAGATTTGCCGATAGAACGCATCGCCGAACAAAGCGGCTTCGGCAGCGCGGCAAACCTACGTTTGCAGTTCAAAGCCAAGTTTAAAATCAATCCGAATGCCTGGCGGAAAGTATTTGGCAGATAGCTCGCGTTAGTCAATCCAAAATACCTGAGTGCGGGCTGCTTCGGAGGTCTCCACTGAAACCGAGTTTCCCGCCAAACTGCCGCAGGGGGAAGTCAGCAATACCTCACTCGAAACCAAATCATGGGTAGGTAAAACCACCTTCCGTCTGCCGAACCGCCAAACGCTCAAATTCGGTCTGCGCCATACCGATTCCACGTTCGGAGAAATCATGCCTTCGCGCATTATCGGCCCCATCAGTTGGGATGCGTCCGTCCTCAACAAAATTGCCGAATGGCCGCAGGCATGGGTAAAACAGCGTTCCTACAATATCGACTATTCGTGGAAGCCCGAGGGCAGCCGTTGGATAGATTTCGATGCCACGCTTTGGACAACGCGCACCAAATCCAAAACCAATACCGCAGGCGGCTCGCCCGGCGATACCGTTTATGAAGACAACAAATTTCAAATAGCATGGGACGAATACGACAGATGGCAGAAATACACCCCCGCAGAGCGGCAGGAATTGCTGGATGCAGGAATAGAAGCCCCCAAACCGCCCAAACCTGAAACGCCCAATACCAACGGCAGGTTCAACACCATCAAAGGCAACGCCTATTACGCCCGTAACAACCGTACAGGTTTTCAATTCTCCAACCGTATGAAATTGAGCGACAAACTGTCGTTGACCTTGATGGGCGATTTTCAAAACGAGAAGCTGACATCGCGCAATGATTTTTCAGACGAGCTGGAGCGGGGAGGATACGACAAATATAGGGAAGAACTCGAAAACAGCACCATCAGGGCAAATTATGAATTGAACCAATACGGCGTACCGCGCAACGGCAAGCGGCGAGAATACAATCTGGGCTTTAATTTCCGCTACGAACCCTTCCGTTGGCTGACGTTGACGGCGGGTGGACGATACACCAATTTCCAACTTCAGGATAAAAGCAGACGTTTGGAAAGCGGCACGTATAAGACCGGCGATACGTTAGAAATGAACAGGGGGATAAAATATTCGATCGGCAGGGTTGCCACGCCGCAAGAATACGCAGATTACAAGGCAATTGACGATGCTTTGGCAAATGGCAGTCTTGATTATGCTTTATATATGGCGGACGAATATTCAGAACAAAGAAAAAAACATAAACAAATTAGCCTGACTTCGTTTCAAGTCAATTCACAATTTATTCCGACTTTGACAGTTGATCGCGAAACATGGGTCAATCCTAATGAAAAGGTGGATTTCTATTGGTTGAAAGACGATAAAGGCCGTCTGAATATGCAGGATCATCCCCTTACCAATGGCAGCATTCCTGATTTGCACACTAAAGTTCCTAATCCTGTATATGATCCGTCTATTCCAGACAGTCCGCAATTTGTACCTAAATACTACGCAGCCAGTGCAAGTGTTTACACAACGCCAATGACCGAAGCCGAAAAACAGAGGGCAATGAAGCAGAAAGGCAGCGGTTGGGTACCCGCATTTTCTGCCACCATCAATTTTACTGATTACAGCCGCGCCTATTTGCGCTATACCGAAACCCTGCGCTACCCCAGCATTTTTGAAGGGACTTACGGCTTTTCTACCGCCGCCGGCTCATTCAACCGCATGGGCTATGGCTGGCGGCCTGAACACGCCAAAAACTGGGAAGTCGGCTACATCCATGATTTGACGGGGCTGTTACCGAAAATGAAAAAAGTGGATTTCCGCATCAACTACTTCCACAATAAAACCAAAAACGTCATCGATAGGGACGAGAATCTCGAATTCGAGCAGTTCGACAGACAAATCCGCAGCGGTATCGAACTGTCCACCCGTTTCGATACCGGGCGCGTCTTCGGCAGCCTGAACGTATTCCGCAGTCTGAAAAACAAAATGTGCGATGAAACTTTCCAATGGTCGTCGGCAACAGAGGCAACAACTGATGCAACCTATTTCGCCCATACCGGCAAAACCATGAGCCGTCCCGTCTGCAACCACGGCGGCTTGAGCGATTCAGGCTATTTGGCTAGTGCGCTCCAACCGCGCTGGTCGATAGATGCCGAATTGGGCAGCCGCTTCCTTGCCAACAGGTTGGAAACAGGCGTGCGCCTTCATTACCACAGCCGTGTCTATGAAAACCGCAACGATGCATGGCAAGCCTTCTATGACACATTCAACCAATATATGGGAAGCAACCACAAACCCCAGCATAACGATATGCGCTGGCAGCCTGTTGCGGTATGAGATGCCTACTTGCGCTACAAAATCGGCAAAAACCTGACTGCCGAACTGGTGGGCAGCAACCTGACCAACCGCTACTACCTCGACCCGATGAGCCGCTCTTATCTGCCTGCGCCAGGTAGGACAATCCGTATTGGGATAACTGGAAAATGGTAATGATCAATTAATCACTTTGAGAGTAAAAAGCCGTCTGAACATTGGGTTTCAGACGGCTTTTTACATGATGGCTTAGTTATACCCTACTTTTTCATGTTATAGAAAGTTGAAGCTAACCTGCATAATTTTTATATCTTCTGCTTTGGAATCAAAAAGGCTGCTTGAAAATGAAACGTCTATATTTCAGACGGCCTTTGCTTTATAGCAAATTCGAAATTTAAGCCACAAAATCCAATCCTATATCCAGCGAACGGCTACTGTGGGTCAGATAGCCGAGGGCGATGCCGTCCACGCCGGTTTGTGCCACGCGCTTCAGGCGGTCGAAGCCGATGCCGCCCGATGCTTCGCAATAGATGGTGTGTATGTGGGCGGTTTGCGTGTGGCAGCGGTTTGCCGCTTCTTTCAGGGTTTCGTCGTCCATGTTGTCCAGTAAAATCCGTTCCGCGCCCGCTGCGATGGCTTCATCCAGTTGTGCCAATGTGTCCACTTCGATTTCCACGCAGGTCAACGGTCCGACTGCTTGCTTTGCCTGCCGTACGGCTTGGGCGATACTGCCGCAATAGGCGAGGTGGTTGTCTTTGATGAGGATGGCGTCGTCTAAGCCCATGCGGTGGTTCACACCCCCACCTGCTCTGACGGCGTATTTTTGCAGGACACGAAGCAGTGGGATGGTTTTGCGGCTGCACACGATGTCCACATTGTAACCGGCAACTTCGGCTACTGCGCGATCGGTAGCGGTGGCGATGCCGCTCAGGTGCGTGAGGTAGTTGAGCGCAGTTCGTTCGGCGGCAAGCAGTGCGCGGGCGTTGCCCTCGACGGTGGCAAGCGTCTGACCTGAGCGGACGGCTTGTCCGTCTTGGATTTCGGCTTGGAAATGGACGGACGGATCCATCGTCTGAAAGGCGAGGCGCGCCAAGTCCATGCCTGCGATGACGCCGTCT
Above is a genomic segment from Neisseria subflava containing:
- a CDS encoding MBL fold metallo-hydrolase; translation: MKFKQFILATVLGATAFSAWADDSYQHIRNATAKVEYAGQTFLIDPFFAPKHSMNGFAGTFNSQAKMPLVGLPMSVNKILDGVDAVIVTHTHEDHWDETAARSIPKNLPVYVQHQADAAKIRSQGFTDVRVLNGSAVFNGVTISKTGGVHGTEAMYANPQLAEILGDAMGVVFQSSGHKTAYIMGDTVWTADVNKALNRYKPDYLIMNTGYALISGISDGIIMGTADVLKASQVMPKAKIITVHMDTVNHTAVSRADMRKFIRGQGIESRVNVPEDGEILKLD
- a CDS encoding GlxA family transcriptional regulator, whose protein sequence is MSSENERNEFRQNQTAPKIVLYAQSGMNDFVFNIPFSVFQTTYRNNPLFDLKICSDNSKDAITALGASIPVHGGLDLTEEADIIVIAGWRNIEEAPTPELSAHLQKAVQRGAHITALCYGTYALAYTGLLDGRTAATHWLAEDDFVRRFPKIHLDTNRLYAEDGNFLTSAGAAGGLDCCLYLVRKIHGATVANDLARTLVAAPHREGGQAQFIHRPVERRTADDKINHLLDELRQNLATPYRLDDLAKKLAVSRRTFIRHFSQATGMNFGEWLTTERLWQVQDLLENTDLPIERIAEQSGFGSAANLRLQFKAKFKINPNAWRKVFGR
- the nadC gene encoding carboxylating nicotinate-nucleotide diphosphorylase, which gives rise to MPSENNLFPLPDILLRPMVEQALSEDLGRRGDITSAAVIAPDKTAKLFLVSREDGVIAGMDLARLAFQTMDPSVHFQAEIQDGQAVRSGQTLATVEGNARALLAAERTALNYLTHLSGIATATDRAVAEVAGYNVDIVCSRKTIPLLRVLQKYAVRAGGGVNHRMGLDDAILIKDNHLAYCGSIAQAVRQAKQAVGPLTCVEIEVDTLAQLDEAIAAGAERILLDNMDDETLKEAANRCHTQTAHIHTIYCEASGGIGFDRLKRVAQTGVDGIALGYLTHSSRSLDIGLDFVA